In a genomic window of Thalassophryne amazonica chromosome 12, fThaAma1.1, whole genome shotgun sequence:
- the LOC117521875 gene encoding calcium-binding mitochondrial carrier protein SCaMC-1-B-like isoform X1: MDQFRSLFIKLDQNKDGFISVAELHSEMRKHGILSVDDKAKNIVDCYDRDKDGKLDYEEFLSYMMDREKTWKIHFHHLDKDKCGVIDQEDIICLFKELGLVISKPNAKKIIQIMDKDSSMTVDWGEFLHHVILNPVDSIGELVSSWKHSLVFDVGESRSMPIEFPEERSGFGAWRTFVFASGLADAVSRTVTAPIDRLKTQLQVVGSKAFSQGFQELKAGGLRTMWQGNVVNVLKGTPQSTLQCFIYAQMKVYTQNRTQETLSVQQRFGLGCISGAVAHAAFYPLEVLKVRLNLQQAGTYNGVVACAQTIYRHESLSSFYRGFKPSILCMIPYAGVECAVHQSIMNWAKSDPAYNSDSKLFFFSFVAFASGQITSYPLAVIRTQQQAQAFCPESHPTSGVLQELIGIYGRCGIRGYYNGMGASFARAIPCALINYTLTTKFERMFSSTSS, from the exons ATGGATCAGTTTCGTAGTTTATTTATCAAACTAGACCAAAACAAGGATGGCTTCATATCAGTGGCAGAGCTTCACAGTGAAATGAGAAAACATGGGATCCTATCAGTGGATGACAAAGCCAAG AATATTGTTGATTGTTATGATCGTGACAAAGATGGCAAGTTGGATTATGAAGAGTTCCTGAGCTACATGATGGACAGAGAGAAAACGTGGAAAATCCACTTTCACCATCTTGACAAGGACAAATGTG GCGtcattgaccaggaggacatcatatgtttgtttaaggaGTTAGGACTGGTCATTTCAAAGCCGAatgcaaaaaaaattatacaaat AATGGATAAGGACAGTTCCATGACTGTGGACTGGGGGGAATTCCTGCATCATGTCATCTTGAATCCTGTGGACAGTATAGGAGAACTGGTGTCCTCGTGGAAGCACAGTCTG GTTTTTGATGTGGGTGAGAGCCGGTCTATGCCCATTGAATTCCCAGAAGAGAGATCTGGCTTTGGTGCCTGGAGAACATTTGTTTTTGCATCCGGACTGGCAGATGCAGTATCCAGAACTGTGACAGCACCCATCGACCGCCTGAAGACCCAACTCCAG GTTGTTGGATCTAAGGCCTTCTCCCAAGGTTTTCAGGAGCTGAAGGCAGGTGGTCTGAGAACTATGTGGCAAGGCAACGTCGTTAATGTGCTGAAGGGAACACCGCAGTCAACACTGCAGTGTTTTATCTACGCCCAG ATGAAGGTATACACCCAAAACAGAACCCAGGAGACCCTTTCGGTGCAGCAGCGTTTTGGCTTGGGTTGCATCTCTGGTGCTGTTGCTCACGCTGCCTTCTACCCATTAGAG GTGTTGAAGGTGAGACTGAACCTGCAACAAGCAGGCACCTATAATGGTGTTGTGGCATGCGCCCAAACTATTTATAGACATGAGTCTTTGTCATCGTTTTATAGAGGATTCAAGCCGAGTATTCTGTGTATGATCCCCTATGCAGGCGTGGAATGTGCAGTTCATCAG TCAATCATGAACTGGGCAAAGAGTGATCCAGCTTATAACAGTGACTCCAAACTGTTCTTCTTCAGTTTTGTTGCCTTCGCCTCAGGACAAATAACCAGTTACCCGCTGGCAGTGATCCGGACTCAGCAGCAAGCACAAG CTTTCTGCCCAGAGTCACATCCCACGTCCGGTGTGTTACAAGAACTTATTGGGATATATGGAAGATGTGGAATTAGAGGATATTATAATGGCATGGGAGCCAGCTTTGCCCGAGCAATTCCATGTGCCTTGATAAACTACACTTTAACCACAAAATTTGAAAGAATGTTTTCTTCAACTTCGTCTTGA
- the LOC117521875 gene encoding calcium-binding mitochondrial carrier protein SCaMC-2-B-like isoform X2: protein MRKHGILSVDDKAKNIVDCYDRDKDGKLDYEEFLSYMMDREKTWKIHFHHLDKDKCGVIDQEDIICLFKELGLVISKPNAKKIIQIMDKDSSMTVDWGEFLHHVILNPVDSIGELVSSWKHSLVFDVGESRSMPIEFPEERSGFGAWRTFVFASGLADAVSRTVTAPIDRLKTQLQVVGSKAFSQGFQELKAGGLRTMWQGNVVNVLKGTPQSTLQCFIYAQMKVYTQNRTQETLSVQQRFGLGCISGAVAHAAFYPLEVLKVRLNLQQAGTYNGVVACAQTIYRHESLSSFYRGFKPSILCMIPYAGVECAVHQSIMNWAKSDPAYNSDSKLFFFSFVAFASGQITSYPLAVIRTQQQAQAFCPESHPTSGVLQELIGIYGRCGIRGYYNGMGASFARAIPCALINYTLTTKFERMFSSTSS, encoded by the exons ATGAGAAAACATGGGATCCTATCAGTGGATGACAAAGCCAAG AATATTGTTGATTGTTATGATCGTGACAAAGATGGCAAGTTGGATTATGAAGAGTTCCTGAGCTACATGATGGACAGAGAGAAAACGTGGAAAATCCACTTTCACCATCTTGACAAGGACAAATGTG GCGtcattgaccaggaggacatcatatgtttgtttaaggaGTTAGGACTGGTCATTTCAAAGCCGAatgcaaaaaaaattatacaaat AATGGATAAGGACAGTTCCATGACTGTGGACTGGGGGGAATTCCTGCATCATGTCATCTTGAATCCTGTGGACAGTATAGGAGAACTGGTGTCCTCGTGGAAGCACAGTCTG GTTTTTGATGTGGGTGAGAGCCGGTCTATGCCCATTGAATTCCCAGAAGAGAGATCTGGCTTTGGTGCCTGGAGAACATTTGTTTTTGCATCCGGACTGGCAGATGCAGTATCCAGAACTGTGACAGCACCCATCGACCGCCTGAAGACCCAACTCCAG GTTGTTGGATCTAAGGCCTTCTCCCAAGGTTTTCAGGAGCTGAAGGCAGGTGGTCTGAGAACTATGTGGCAAGGCAACGTCGTTAATGTGCTGAAGGGAACACCGCAGTCAACACTGCAGTGTTTTATCTACGCCCAG ATGAAGGTATACACCCAAAACAGAACCCAGGAGACCCTTTCGGTGCAGCAGCGTTTTGGCTTGGGTTGCATCTCTGGTGCTGTTGCTCACGCTGCCTTCTACCCATTAGAG GTGTTGAAGGTGAGACTGAACCTGCAACAAGCAGGCACCTATAATGGTGTTGTGGCATGCGCCCAAACTATTTATAGACATGAGTCTTTGTCATCGTTTTATAGAGGATTCAAGCCGAGTATTCTGTGTATGATCCCCTATGCAGGCGTGGAATGTGCAGTTCATCAG TCAATCATGAACTGGGCAAAGAGTGATCCAGCTTATAACAGTGACTCCAAACTGTTCTTCTTCAGTTTTGTTGCCTTCGCCTCAGGACAAATAACCAGTTACCCGCTGGCAGTGATCCGGACTCAGCAGCAAGCACAAG CTTTCTGCCCAGAGTCACATCCCACGTCCGGTGTGTTACAAGAACTTATTGGGATATATGGAAGATGTGGAATTAGAGGATATTATAATGGCATGGGAGCCAGCTTTGCCCGAGCAATTCCATGTGCCTTGATAAACTACACTTTAACCACAAAATTTGAAAGAATGTTTTCTTCAACTTCGTCTTGA